From the Lolium rigidum isolate FL_2022 chromosome 2, APGP_CSIRO_Lrig_0.1, whole genome shotgun sequence genome, one window contains:
- the LOC124692354 gene encoding ribonuclease J isoform X1 has translation MVALASLSSLCPCGLARRRSASVSTSASTSISCCAVATAPPSGRGSHESRIPRRRFRRTEGATKSMEDSVKRKMEQFYEGLDGPPLRVLPIGGLGEIGMNCMLVGNYDRYILIDAGVMFPDYDEFGVQKIIPDTTFIKKWSHKIEAVIITHGHEDHIGALPWVIPALDSSTPIYASSFTMELIKKRLKEFGIFLSSRLKSFRVRNRFQAGPFEVEPIRVTHSIPDCCGLVLRCGDGTIFHTGDWKIDESPVDGKIFDRQALEELSKEGVTLMMSDSTNILSPGRSTSESVVASSLLRHISEAKGRVITTQFASNIHRIGSIKAAADLTGRRLVFVGMSLRTYLEAAFRDGKAPLDPSTLVKAEDMDAYDPKNLLVVTTGSQAEPRAALNLASFGGSHALKLSKEDVLLYSAKVIPGNESRVMKMMNRLTDLGPKIIMGKDAGLHTSGHAYHDELEEVLQIVKPQHFLPVHGELLFLKEHELLGRSTGIRHTTVIKNGEMLGVSHLRNRKVLSNGFVSLGKQEFKLMYSDGDKAFGTSTDLCIDERFRIASDGIIFVSMEIFRPQKELDSPQSGLKGKFKITTRCLWLDNGRLLDGLYKAAHAALSSCPLNCPLSHMERMVSEILRKMVRKYSGKRPDVIVVASENTTVGFTEEVINKSSGKSGPYSGNRHMNSSPGSTLEDGDTTRPENPEREAEESVPDVTRTTPDDAATSSNGESFFSSDLHKPKALDQFWESFKSPTAVKIARIVNASAQGNKPKLGKISIVDKESSTSAPAPAKLSRKNKWKPEEIKSLIQLRGEMNEKFQSVKGRMVLWEEISGNMLEQGITRTPAQCKSLWTSLVQKYEESKKDEESMKTWPHFSAMDRFLSCEGEMATK, from the exons atggTCGCGCTCGCCTCCCTCTCGTCTCTATGCCCCTGCGGCCTGGCTCGCCGCCGTTCCGCCTCCGTCTCCACCTCCGCGTCCACTTCCATCTCATGCTGCGCGGTCGCAACTGCTCCTCCATCCGGAAGAG GATCCCATGAATCTAGAATACCCCGTAGAAGGTTCAGGAGAACCGAGGGTGCCACTAAGAGCATGGAAGATTCAGTCAAGCGAAAGATGGAGCAGTTCTACGAAGGCCTGGATGGTCCGCCTCTCCGGGTCCTCCCAATCGGCGGCCTTGGGGAAATCGGAATGAATTGCATGCTCGTCGGAAACTACGACCGTTATATCCTGATTGATGCAGGGGTTATGTTCCCAGA CTACGACGAGTTTGGTGTGCAAAAGATTATCCCTGACACAACATTCATCAAGAAATGGAGCCACAAAATCGAAGCAGTTATTATAACACATGGCCATGAAGATCACATCGGTGCGTTGCCTTGG GTTATCCCAGCACTGGATTCGAGCACACCCATTTATGCATCATCTTTCACTATGGAG CTCATAAAAAAGCGTTTGAAGGAGTTTGGGATTTTCCTCTCATCCAGGCTAAAGAGTTTTAGAGTTAGAAATAGATTTCAGGCTGGACCATTTGAAGTGGAACCTATCCGTGTAACTCACTCAATTCCAGATTGCTGTGGGTTAGTGCTTCGCTGCGGTGATGGCACAATTTTCCATACTGGTGACTGGAAA ATTGATGAATCACCAGTGGATGGAAAAATATTTGACCGGCAAGCATTGGAGGAGCTCTCTAAAGAAGGTGTTACTCTG ATGATGagcgactcaacaaatattctatCCCCTGGAAGATCCACCAGTGAATCTGTTGTTGCTAGTTCGTTGCTGCGTCATATTTCAGAAGCAAAAGGAAGAGTAATTACAACACAATTTGCTTCAAATATACATCGCATCGGGAGCATCAAAGCTGCTGCAGACTTAACGGGTCGAAGGCTG GTATTTGTGGGGATGTCACTCAGGACATACCTTGAGGCTGCTTTCAGGGATGGAAAGGCACCACTAGATCCTTCAACCTTG GTTAAGGCAGAGGACATGGATGCCTATGACCCTAAAAATCTTTTAGTTGTTACTACAGGTTCACAA GCAGAGCCACGTGCGGCTCTGAATCTTGCATCTTTTGGGGGGAGTCACGCTCTTAAACTATCCAAAGAGGACGTCCTTCTGTATTCAGCTAAG GTTATTCCTGGAAATGAATCTCGGGTAATGAAAATGATGAATCGTCTTACCGACCTTGGCCCCAAAATCATTATGGGTAAAGATGCTGGCCTCCACACCTCTGGGCATGCCTATCATGATGAACTG GAAGAAGTCCTACAGATTGTTAAACCGCAGCATTTCTTGCCTGTTCATGGGGAACTCCTATTTCTCAAAGAACATGAATTGCTTGGAAGGTCAACTGGCATAAGGCACACTACT gtaattAAAAATGGAGAGATGCTCGGTGTGTCTCATCTAAGAAACAGAAAGGTTTTGTCCAATGGGTTTGTTTCATTAGGGAAGCAGGAATTTAAG CTGATGTATAGTGATGGCGATAAAGCTTTTGGAACGTCGACTGATCTCTGCATTGATGAGAGATTCAGGATTGCGTCAGATGGCATTATTTTTGTCAG CATGGAGATCTTCCGACCTCAGAAAGAACTTGATTCACCACAGTCAGGCTTGAAAGGGAAATTTAAAATAACAACACGATGTCTATGGCTTGATAATGGGAGACTACTCGATGGACTTTACAAGGCTGCACATGCTGCATTATCAAGTTGTCCTTTGAATTGCCCACTTAGTCACATGGAGCGGATGGTATCTGAAATCTTGAGGAAAATGGTAAGGAAGTACAGTGGAAAGAGACCTGACGTCATTGTAGTTGCTTCGGAGAACACCACAGTAGGTTTCACAGAAGAGGTGATAAATAAATCATCCGGGAAGTCTGGGCCTTACTCAGGTAATAGGCATATGAACAGTAGTCCAGGTAGTACTCTTGAAGATGGTGATACAACACGACCAGAGAACCCAGAGCGTGAGGCTGAAG AGAGCGTCCCTGATGTCACGAGAACAACACCCGACGATGCAGCCACTAGCTCCAATGGTGAATCATTCTTCTCTTCAGATTTACATAAGCCTAAAGCACTGGATCAATTTTGGGAGTCATTCAAATCTCCTACAGCTGTAAAAATTGCAAGAATTGTCAATGCTTCAGCTCAAGGGAACAAGCCAAAGCTCGGGAAGATCAGCATAGTTGATAAGGAGTCCAGCACCTCAGCTCCTGCTCCAGCTAAACTTTCAAGGAAGAACAAGTGGAAGCCTGAGGAAATCAAGAGCTTAATACAGCTGCGTGGTGAAATGAATGAAAAATTCCAATCCGTGAAAGGAAGAATGGTCCTATGGGAAGAGATATCTGGTAACATGTTGGAACAGGGGATAACTCGTACACCGGCGCAGTGCAAATCTCTGTGGACATCGTTGGTTCAGAAATACGAG GAGAGCAAGAAGGATGAGGAAAGCATGAAGACATGGCCACATTTCTCAGCCATGGATCGTTTTCTATCATGTGAAGGGGAAATGGCAACCAAATAA
- the LOC124692354 gene encoding ribonuclease J isoform X3, with amino-acid sequence MAMKITSVIPALDSSTPIYASSFTMELIKKRLKEFGIFLSSRLKSFRVRNRFQAGPFEVEPIRVTHSIPDCCGLVLRCGDGTIFHTGDWKIDESPVDGKIFDRQALEELSKEGVTLMMSDSTNILSPGRSTSESVVASSLLRHISEAKGRVITTQFASNIHRIGSIKAAADLTGRRLVFVGMSLRTYLEAAFRDGKAPLDPSTLVKAEDMDAYDPKNLLVVTTGSQAEPRAALNLASFGGSHALKLSKEDVLLYSAKVIPGNESRVMKMMNRLTDLGPKIIMGKDAGLHTSGHAYHDELEEVLQIVKPQHFLPVHGELLFLKEHELLGRSTGIRHTTVIKNGEMLGVSHLRNRKVLSNGFVSLGKQEFKLMYSDGDKAFGTSTDLCIDERFRIASDGIIFVSMEIFRPQKELDSPQSGLKGKFKITTRCLWLDNGRLLDGLYKAAHAALSSCPLNCPLSHMERMVSEILRKMVRKYSGKRPDVIVVASENTTVGFTEEVINKSSGKSGPYSGNRHMNSSPGSTLEDGDTTRPENPEREAEESVPDVTRTTPDDAATSSNGESFFSSDLHKPKALDQFWESFKSPTAVKIARIVNASAQGNKPKLGKISIVDKESSTSAPAPAKLSRKNKWKPEEIKSLIQLRGEMNEKFQSVKGRMVLWEEISGNMLEQGITRTPAQCKSLWTSLVQKYEESKKDEESMKTWPHFSAMDRFLSCEGEMATK; translated from the exons ATGGCCATGAAGATCACATCG GTTATCCCAGCACTGGATTCGAGCACACCCATTTATGCATCATCTTTCACTATGGAG CTCATAAAAAAGCGTTTGAAGGAGTTTGGGATTTTCCTCTCATCCAGGCTAAAGAGTTTTAGAGTTAGAAATAGATTTCAGGCTGGACCATTTGAAGTGGAACCTATCCGTGTAACTCACTCAATTCCAGATTGCTGTGGGTTAGTGCTTCGCTGCGGTGATGGCACAATTTTCCATACTGGTGACTGGAAA ATTGATGAATCACCAGTGGATGGAAAAATATTTGACCGGCAAGCATTGGAGGAGCTCTCTAAAGAAGGTGTTACTCTG ATGATGagcgactcaacaaatattctatCCCCTGGAAGATCCACCAGTGAATCTGTTGTTGCTAGTTCGTTGCTGCGTCATATTTCAGAAGCAAAAGGAAGAGTAATTACAACACAATTTGCTTCAAATATACATCGCATCGGGAGCATCAAAGCTGCTGCAGACTTAACGGGTCGAAGGCTG GTATTTGTGGGGATGTCACTCAGGACATACCTTGAGGCTGCTTTCAGGGATGGAAAGGCACCACTAGATCCTTCAACCTTG GTTAAGGCAGAGGACATGGATGCCTATGACCCTAAAAATCTTTTAGTTGTTACTACAGGTTCACAA GCAGAGCCACGTGCGGCTCTGAATCTTGCATCTTTTGGGGGGAGTCACGCTCTTAAACTATCCAAAGAGGACGTCCTTCTGTATTCAGCTAAG GTTATTCCTGGAAATGAATCTCGGGTAATGAAAATGATGAATCGTCTTACCGACCTTGGCCCCAAAATCATTATGGGTAAAGATGCTGGCCTCCACACCTCTGGGCATGCCTATCATGATGAACTG GAAGAAGTCCTACAGATTGTTAAACCGCAGCATTTCTTGCCTGTTCATGGGGAACTCCTATTTCTCAAAGAACATGAATTGCTTGGAAGGTCAACTGGCATAAGGCACACTACT gtaattAAAAATGGAGAGATGCTCGGTGTGTCTCATCTAAGAAACAGAAAGGTTTTGTCCAATGGGTTTGTTTCATTAGGGAAGCAGGAATTTAAG CTGATGTATAGTGATGGCGATAAAGCTTTTGGAACGTCGACTGATCTCTGCATTGATGAGAGATTCAGGATTGCGTCAGATGGCATTATTTTTGTCAG CATGGAGATCTTCCGACCTCAGAAAGAACTTGATTCACCACAGTCAGGCTTGAAAGGGAAATTTAAAATAACAACACGATGTCTATGGCTTGATAATGGGAGACTACTCGATGGACTTTACAAGGCTGCACATGCTGCATTATCAAGTTGTCCTTTGAATTGCCCACTTAGTCACATGGAGCGGATGGTATCTGAAATCTTGAGGAAAATGGTAAGGAAGTACAGTGGAAAGAGACCTGACGTCATTGTAGTTGCTTCGGAGAACACCACAGTAGGTTTCACAGAAGAGGTGATAAATAAATCATCCGGGAAGTCTGGGCCTTACTCAGGTAATAGGCATATGAACAGTAGTCCAGGTAGTACTCTTGAAGATGGTGATACAACACGACCAGAGAACCCAGAGCGTGAGGCTGAAG AGAGCGTCCCTGATGTCACGAGAACAACACCCGACGATGCAGCCACTAGCTCCAATGGTGAATCATTCTTCTCTTCAGATTTACATAAGCCTAAAGCACTGGATCAATTTTGGGAGTCATTCAAATCTCCTACAGCTGTAAAAATTGCAAGAATTGTCAATGCTTCAGCTCAAGGGAACAAGCCAAAGCTCGGGAAGATCAGCATAGTTGATAAGGAGTCCAGCACCTCAGCTCCTGCTCCAGCTAAACTTTCAAGGAAGAACAAGTGGAAGCCTGAGGAAATCAAGAGCTTAATACAGCTGCGTGGTGAAATGAATGAAAAATTCCAATCCGTGAAAGGAAGAATGGTCCTATGGGAAGAGATATCTGGTAACATGTTGGAACAGGGGATAACTCGTACACCGGCGCAGTGCAAATCTCTGTGGACATCGTTGGTTCAGAAATACGAG GAGAGCAAGAAGGATGAGGAAAGCATGAAGACATGGCCACATTTCTCAGCCATGGATCGTTTTCTATCATGTGAAGGGGAAATGGCAACCAAATAA
- the LOC124692354 gene encoding ribonuclease J isoform X2, whose translation MVALASLSSLCPCGLARRRSASVSTSASTSISCCAVATAPPSGRGSHESRIPRRRFRRTEGATKSMEDSVKRKMEQFYEGLDGPPLRVLPIGGLGEIGMNCMLVGNYDRYILIDAGVMFPDYDEFGVQKIIPDTTFIKKWSHKIEAVIITHGHEDHIGALPWVIPALDSSTPIYASSFTMELIKKRLKEFGIFLSSRLKSFRVRNRFQAGPFEVEPIRVTHSIPDCCGLVLRCGDGTIFHTGDWKIDESPVDGKIFDRQALEELSKEGVTLMMSDSTNILSPGRSTSESVVASSLLRHISEAKGRVITTQFASNIHRIGSIKAAADLTGRRLVFVGMSLRTYLEAAFRDGKAPLDPSTLVKAEDMDAYDPKNLLVVTTGSQAEPRAALNLASFGGSHALKLSKEDVLLYSAKVIPGNESRVMKMMNRLTDLGPKIIMGKDAGLHTSGHAYHDELEEVLQIVKPQHFLPVHGELLFLKEHELLGRSTGIRHTTVIKNGEMLGVSHLRNRKVLSNGFVSLGKQEFKLMYSDGDKAFGTSTDLCIDERFRIASDGIIFVSMEIFRPQKELDSPQSGLKGKFKITTRCLWLDNGRLLDGLYKAAHAALSSCPLNCPLSHMERMVSEILRKMVRKYSGKRPDVIVVASENTTVGFTEEVINKSSGKSGPYSGNRHMNSSPGSTLEDGDTTRPENPEREAEESVPDVTRTTPDDAATSSNAQGNKPKLGKISIVDKESSTSAPAPAKLSRKNKWKPEEIKSLIQLRGEMNEKFQSVKGRMVLWEEISGNMLEQGITRTPAQCKSLWTSLVQKYEESKKDEESMKTWPHFSAMDRFLSCEGEMATK comes from the exons atggTCGCGCTCGCCTCCCTCTCGTCTCTATGCCCCTGCGGCCTGGCTCGCCGCCGTTCCGCCTCCGTCTCCACCTCCGCGTCCACTTCCATCTCATGCTGCGCGGTCGCAACTGCTCCTCCATCCGGAAGAG GATCCCATGAATCTAGAATACCCCGTAGAAGGTTCAGGAGAACCGAGGGTGCCACTAAGAGCATGGAAGATTCAGTCAAGCGAAAGATGGAGCAGTTCTACGAAGGCCTGGATGGTCCGCCTCTCCGGGTCCTCCCAATCGGCGGCCTTGGGGAAATCGGAATGAATTGCATGCTCGTCGGAAACTACGACCGTTATATCCTGATTGATGCAGGGGTTATGTTCCCAGA CTACGACGAGTTTGGTGTGCAAAAGATTATCCCTGACACAACATTCATCAAGAAATGGAGCCACAAAATCGAAGCAGTTATTATAACACATGGCCATGAAGATCACATCGGTGCGTTGCCTTGG GTTATCCCAGCACTGGATTCGAGCACACCCATTTATGCATCATCTTTCACTATGGAG CTCATAAAAAAGCGTTTGAAGGAGTTTGGGATTTTCCTCTCATCCAGGCTAAAGAGTTTTAGAGTTAGAAATAGATTTCAGGCTGGACCATTTGAAGTGGAACCTATCCGTGTAACTCACTCAATTCCAGATTGCTGTGGGTTAGTGCTTCGCTGCGGTGATGGCACAATTTTCCATACTGGTGACTGGAAA ATTGATGAATCACCAGTGGATGGAAAAATATTTGACCGGCAAGCATTGGAGGAGCTCTCTAAAGAAGGTGTTACTCTG ATGATGagcgactcaacaaatattctatCCCCTGGAAGATCCACCAGTGAATCTGTTGTTGCTAGTTCGTTGCTGCGTCATATTTCAGAAGCAAAAGGAAGAGTAATTACAACACAATTTGCTTCAAATATACATCGCATCGGGAGCATCAAAGCTGCTGCAGACTTAACGGGTCGAAGGCTG GTATTTGTGGGGATGTCACTCAGGACATACCTTGAGGCTGCTTTCAGGGATGGAAAGGCACCACTAGATCCTTCAACCTTG GTTAAGGCAGAGGACATGGATGCCTATGACCCTAAAAATCTTTTAGTTGTTACTACAGGTTCACAA GCAGAGCCACGTGCGGCTCTGAATCTTGCATCTTTTGGGGGGAGTCACGCTCTTAAACTATCCAAAGAGGACGTCCTTCTGTATTCAGCTAAG GTTATTCCTGGAAATGAATCTCGGGTAATGAAAATGATGAATCGTCTTACCGACCTTGGCCCCAAAATCATTATGGGTAAAGATGCTGGCCTCCACACCTCTGGGCATGCCTATCATGATGAACTG GAAGAAGTCCTACAGATTGTTAAACCGCAGCATTTCTTGCCTGTTCATGGGGAACTCCTATTTCTCAAAGAACATGAATTGCTTGGAAGGTCAACTGGCATAAGGCACACTACT gtaattAAAAATGGAGAGATGCTCGGTGTGTCTCATCTAAGAAACAGAAAGGTTTTGTCCAATGGGTTTGTTTCATTAGGGAAGCAGGAATTTAAG CTGATGTATAGTGATGGCGATAAAGCTTTTGGAACGTCGACTGATCTCTGCATTGATGAGAGATTCAGGATTGCGTCAGATGGCATTATTTTTGTCAG CATGGAGATCTTCCGACCTCAGAAAGAACTTGATTCACCACAGTCAGGCTTGAAAGGGAAATTTAAAATAACAACACGATGTCTATGGCTTGATAATGGGAGACTACTCGATGGACTTTACAAGGCTGCACATGCTGCATTATCAAGTTGTCCTTTGAATTGCCCACTTAGTCACATGGAGCGGATGGTATCTGAAATCTTGAGGAAAATGGTAAGGAAGTACAGTGGAAAGAGACCTGACGTCATTGTAGTTGCTTCGGAGAACACCACAGTAGGTTTCACAGAAGAGGTGATAAATAAATCATCCGGGAAGTCTGGGCCTTACTCAGGTAATAGGCATATGAACAGTAGTCCAGGTAGTACTCTTGAAGATGGTGATACAACACGACCAGAGAACCCAGAGCGTGAGGCTGAAG AGAGCGTCCCTGATGTCACGAGAACAACACCCGACGATGCAGCCACTAGCTCCAATG CTCAAGGGAACAAGCCAAAGCTCGGGAAGATCAGCATAGTTGATAAGGAGTCCAGCACCTCAGCTCCTGCTCCAGCTAAACTTTCAAGGAAGAACAAGTGGAAGCCTGAGGAAATCAAGAGCTTAATACAGCTGCGTGGTGAAATGAATGAAAAATTCCAATCCGTGAAAGGAAGAATGGTCCTATGGGAAGAGATATCTGGTAACATGTTGGAACAGGGGATAACTCGTACACCGGCGCAGTGCAAATCTCTGTGGACATCGTTGGTTCAGAAATACGAG GAGAGCAAGAAGGATGAGGAAAGCATGAAGACATGGCCACATTTCTCAGCCATGGATCGTTTTCTATCATGTGAAGGGGAAATGGCAACCAAATAA
- the LOC124687245 gene encoding nicotianamine synthase 2-like codes for MEAQNKEVAALVEKITGLQAAIAKLPSLSPCPEVDALFTDLVTACVPPSPVDVTKLGPEAQAMREALIRLCSSAEGKLEAHYADMLAAFDNPLDHLHRFPYYSNYINLSKLEYELLARYVPGCIAPARVAFVGSGPLPFTSLVLAAHHLPRTLFDNYDLCDAANQRAKKLVRADKDVGSRMSFHTADVADLTQELRAYDVVFLAALVGMAAEEKADVIAHLGRHMTDGAALVVRSAHGARGFLYPIVDPEDVARGGFEVLAVYHPDDEVVNSVIVARKVDAQATGLQNGRARAPGAAPVVSPPCKCCKMEANALEKREVFATTATELSV; via the coding sequence ATGGAGGCCCAAAACAAGGAGGTTGCTGCTCTGGTAGAGAAGATCACCGGGCTCCAGGCCGCCATCGCCAAGCTACCGTCGCTGAGCCCGTGCCCCGAGGTCGACGCCCTGTTCACCGACCTTGTCACCGCCTGTGTCCCGCCGAGCCCCGTGGACGTGACCAAGCTCGGGCCGGAGGCGCAGGCGATGCGCGAGGCGCTCATACGCCTCTGCTCCAGCGCCGAGGGGAAGCTCGAGGCGCACTACGCCGACATGCTCGCCGCCTTCGACAAcccgctcgaccacctccaccgcTTCCCCTACTACAGCAACTACATCAACCTGAGCAAGCTGGAGTACGAGCTCCTGGCGCGTTACGTGCCCGGCTGCATCGCGCCCGCCCGCGTCGCCTTCGTCGGGTCGGGCCCTCTGCCCTTCACCTCGCTCGTCCTCGCTGCGCACCACCTGCCCCGCACGCTCTTCGACAACTACGACCTCTGCGATGCGGCCAACCAGCGGGCCAAGAAGCTGGTCCGCGCCGACAAGGACGTGGGCTCCCGCATGTCGTTCCACACGGCGGACGTCGCCGACCTCACGCAGGAGCTCCGCGCGTACGACGTCGTCTTCCTGGCGGCGCTCGTCGGCATGGCCGCCGAGGAGAAAGCCGACGTGATAGCGCACCTGGGAAGGCACATGACGGACGGAGCTGCCCTCGTCGTGCGGAGCGCCCATGGCGCGCGTGGCTTCCTGTACCCTATCGTCGACCCCGAGGACGTCGCCCGGGGCGGGTTCGAAGTGCTGGCCGTGTACCACCCCGACGacgaggtggtcaactccgtcaTCGTTGCCCGCAAGGTGGACGCGCAGGCGACTGGACTACAGAATGGACGTGCGCGCGCGCCAGGCGCAGCACCGGTGGTGAGCCCGCCGTGCAAGTGCTGCAAGATGGAGGCCAACGCGCTTGAGAAGAGGGAGGTGTTTGCCACCACCGCGACTGAATTATCCGTTTGA